Part of the Ursus arctos isolate Adak ecotype North America unplaced genomic scaffold, UrsArc2.0 scaffold_4, whole genome shotgun sequence genome, TGATAAATCCTCTACTTGGGGCTTTCACATGTTTTAACTTTCACAAAACAGGCAGGCAAAATTACTGCCATTTGCACACAGGAGGAAACTCTGATTAATAAACAGTTCTAACTCGCTCTAGGCCATACCACTAAGTAAGTTACTGATTAAAAGCAAGATTTACCAGAGTTTTAAAGCCTAAGATATTTCCACTTTcctagctatttaaaaaaaaaatccttatttgcTTCCGAGAAGCATATATAATCATTTCCAAAAAATAACTTTGGGTATCTTTTTTACAAATCCAGGTGTTTCATTATGTTTAATTTCAATAGGGGTGGAGAGTAAGGATTTATATCTAGCTATaagttaaattagaaaaaaaagttcagattAATAGGCTTAAATTCTATTGGGATATACATTAGAGAATAGTAAATCACATTCATTTTGGGATGGTAGAAAGGTTAATTTACAAACAGTACagcaaatttttaaagcaaaaataccattttcaaaatgaatttgtTGCATCTGAATTGACCTTCAAgatttttcctcttaaatattactttatttgaTTACAGTGGCCTGAACTGGCTCTGGAAATTGATCtctttttaatcataaaataccAGGGCTGGAAGAGTCTTTAGAGATCACCAAGTCCAgttgtttaaaaattcattttggcTTCATAATACttcaaataaatttggaaacTTAATATGCGAAGACACAAAAGCAGTGATTGACACCATAGTCCAATATCCTCACTTTACAGACGGAGAAACTTAACAAATTTGTACTGACTTTTCCTTATTGTAAATACTACTGCACTTGCCCACTACTCTGCAAGCTCCACGAGGGTTGGGGCCGTATTTAGCTCAACTCTGAATCCACAGCACCTAGCACAGCACTGCGGGCCCACTAACTCGGGCCCAGAGAAATTAATCAACTCGCCTGCCCAGCCGGTAGTCATAAGAAAAGCCCCAGCCCAATCCAGTCTATTACAAAAAAAGTTTGTAAAACAAAACTAGTTGTCCTCCCCTTCCCACGCCCTCACCCCGTCAGTCTCTCTTTTCTGGACTGGGATTCTCACACCCCACAGGGCACTGAGGCCTTGCTGGTCCCTCGGGGGTCCCAAGCTTCATGCATTCCAAGACACTTGGCGGCTAAACTTCCTTCACGATATTTTAGTAATAGTACGGCCAGTACAACCTCTGAACGACAAAGCCAGACTCTCCAGAGACCCAAGAGAAGCCTCTGAGCAGTGGCTGGAGGGTGGGAAGGGTGGGAAGCACATGGCCTCTGTTTTTAACCTCCTCCAGGTCACCCAGCAGGTTCTCGGTCCGCGCGCCGAGGTCCCGAGAAGTACCCTACCTTTGCAAACCCGGGAGGACCTAGAGTCGCGACTGCCCCCCACCCGCCggcccccccagccccgcccccactctcGCAGCCCCGCCCCTCCCTTTACCAGCGTCGGTGAGGGCGGCAGTGAAGGCTGCAGCTGGTGTGCTCGTGAGCCCAGCCGCCTCCCAGAGGAGCAGCCAGGCCACAGCCCAGACGCCCACAGCCCTGGCAGCCAGGACGCTGGAGAACGCGCTCCCCAAAGGAGCGCGCGGGGACGAAAAGCGGACTGAGGAGCCTGCGCACGCCTTATGCCGCTCCTAAAGCGTGCTGCCACGGAGTTAGTGACCGGGACGGAAGACAGTGACGCGCGCCTGCGGTCCTGCCATTTCCCGGCTTCCCGCAGCTCTGCCCCCCCCTCGAAAGCTCCGGCGTTGCGGGAGGGGGAAACCCTAGCCACCTCCTTCGCTCTCTcgccgccccgcccctcgcggTCGGGTCGGGGGGGCGGAGCGAGGAGCGGCGCACGCGCCGTGACGTACGCCAGGGCTGTTGCTGTGGGAACGACTCCCGCATCCAGACCCCTACCCCGAGGCAGTCGTGCGAGAGGTATCCCGGAGCTCTCAGTCTCCACCTCCACTTCCAGGTACTTGCGGATTCTGCCTTCCTGCGGGGGAATTCACCCAACAGTCACGTCTGAGGGGCTGTGGCTATCGCCTCTTCCTGCAGCGCCAGACTCCGCCCGGCCTCAAAGTCGAATGAAGTGCTCCTTTGTGCACTGCATGCAGTTGGGTGGAAACAACCCCCTCGCGGCGGTTTTAAGACCTTGCCCTGCAGAAGATCACTTTCTGTATTTCTCTAAGGGTAAGAAAAGTCAGCCTTGCAGTAGTGGGGACGTGAATTAGGGAGAGGATCGTCTCTCTGTTGGCAAAATCCGTACACTTTTAGGTGCTGGGGGGATATTTAGCAAGATTTTGGCAGTCACTGATTCCTGGGGAGAAAAGTATTAATGCCTAGAAAGAAGAGTTAGGTAAATGTGTCGTCTGTCTTCATGAATTAAATTGAATCTGTAAGTAGGCCCAGATGCAGACTGGAGCTAGGACAGGTGTCTGCAAGAGGAAAGATGTCAGAATGTACTATCGAAAACTGAAAATAGCAGTATACACATGATAATAAGAAATATGGATTACGCTTTGGAAGAAACACTTAAAAGAATGGAAACTGGTTGCCTAtgaagagaggaagggcagaggacaACAGTTTTTTGTTATAATCCTgagaattattttacattttaaaacagaatataaGCATTACTTTAgtacaaataaaagttaaattttaaaaagaaaacactctgTAGTCAGAAAAACGACATCGTTATCAATTCCATACATCAGTCATGAGTACAGTCATTAGTGTGTGCGGAATTTATATTGTGCTCAGTAGGATCTCCTAGAAAGCTTACTAACAGACCAGATTTTAATGACATAAACTGGGAGTAGTATTtgaagaagggggtggggtgggattgTGTGCATCAGATCAGAGCACAGTAATTTGAAAAGGCAGTTCTTTATGATTAATTTATTACGGGTAAAAATTCTGACATCCAGCGATAAGGACTGAATAGTATAGATAATGGTTTATCCATAGGACAAAACACTTGACAGTCATAGAAATGTGCGTTTTAGTAAAGCATCTAAGGACAAAATCACATAAGTTGTTAAATTTACAAGGCAGGAAATAgatgtataatataaaaaatactatacTTAAAAAACTATATGtgtacaaaaaaaagaaagaatcaagggtagtcattttatatatgtttcctcctcctcctcccccaccctacccccagtCTTCTCCAAAGTACTACGTTCCTGTGGTGATTCTCTAGCAGAGTCAACTTTATGAAGGTATCATCACCCTATGCTGCTTTACCTCTAGGTTCCTTGACATTTGCAAATCTTCCTCAAAGTATCATagtcctgggggcgcctgggtggcacagtcgttaagcgtctgccttcggctcagggcgtgatcccagcgttctgggatcgagccccacatcaggctcctccgctaggagcctgcttcttcctctcccactccccctgcttgtgttccctctctcgctggctgtctctatctctgtcaaataaataaataaaatcttaaaaaaaaaaaaaagtatcatagTCCTATCTAAAGCAGTCCCTGTAATTAAGTGTATTTTGGCACTGGGCACCAGGAAGAGGGAATAGAAAGTATTAACAGCAAAATAGCTGTGTTTCTTGTAACTGAGGAAACATAGTGAgacaaataaattgaaataaaaaccatGTAAACTGTATTGCCTTGTATATGTGGAGGTTGAATCTGTACCGGGTCTACATTTTTTATCAGATGTCTATAGACTATAAACACTTAAATGATATACAGAGGCTATGTCTCATGTTGGTacattaaattcaaatttttttaaagattatatttatttattagagagagcgcacgtgcgtgtgtgagtgaggggaggggcagagggagagggagagaagcagactccctgctgagttagagcccaacgtggggctcaatctcatgaccctgagatcatgacctgagccaaaaccaagagtcagcccctcaactgactgagccaaccagacgcCCCTGGTACATTAAATTAAACAAGAATGTATGGTGTTTTGCTGGGATATTCTGATGAATAATGGATATGTTTCCTGCCATCATGTAGCCTATAGAATAGAAGGCAAGATAAATGATTCAGTAAGTAATCACAAAAAACTTAATGAGTAAAATGATtgggaaaatacagaagagaCAGACCTGGTCTGGTGAACCTCTCAGGACATAAtgtttaaggttaaaaaaatcatagtatCTTGCCATAGAGGGTGCTCGTACATACTTGATTAATTGATAAATTAAAAAGATCCTGTAAGTTGATTCTTGGGCTGACTTAGGGGTTCATATACAGTCTTTGGTTAAGAGTGCAGTACACTAAGAGGTCTAGACTGAACTGCATTTCCAGGTTCATGTGCGAACAAACCTACACGCCTCAAAGAACCAGGGATCCAGCAACTAAGGATAACCTCAGGGCCAAACTGAACTTTCAGGGTAGCTCTCAAAGTATTGAAATCGACAGCCTGAGCATGCATCTTTAGGACTGGGCCAGAGCCAGAtctgctggggaggaggggtacTGGGGAGTGTGATTTATCTAACACTtaacatttttcccccctttagCAGGAAGTCATTGTGACTAACACATTTTCATCAGATTTCCTCTGATTTACCCTGAAGTGTATGTGAGAATGATGTGCACTGCCAAGAAATGTGGAATTAGGTTCCAGCCTCCAGCGATTATCTTAATCTATGAGAATGAAATGAAGGGGAAAAGTCGCCAACGCATCATGCCAGTCCGAAACTTTTCAAAGTTTTCAGGTACCTCATGTTTTATCTTGCCTCCTATCTTAAATATCCTCTAAATCATTTAATAACAATGACTTCAGTCTCGTAATGGAGCGACATGGCCTTCAGAGTTAGACAGTCCTAGGTTCAAATCATGACTATCAGGTAGAATATTGTCAGCGAGCTTCAGTTTCCCGATCTGTAAATGGAAATTGATAATCCCACCCTTCCAGAATTGTGATATGGGTTAGGTGAGATAGCATTATTCAATAATATTGACTCCCTTCTATCCCtctaaatgtgttttttatttgtagtCTTGATATTTTCTTGGTACCAGTACTAATATCTAAAACTGTAATGCTACCTTTTCATCTTAGACGTTTACTCCAATTGCAAG contains:
- the CEP19 gene encoding centrosomal protein of 19 kDa isoform X1 yields the protein MPLLKRAATELVTGTEDSDARLRSCHFPASRSSAPPSKAPALREGETLATSFALSPPRPSRSGRGGGARSGARAVTYARAVAVGTTPASRPLPRGSRARGIPELSVSTSTSRYLRILPSCGGIHPTVTSEGLWLSPLPAAPDSARPQSRMKCSFVHCMQLGGNNPLAAVLRPCPAEDHFLYFSKVYVRMMCTAKKCGIRFQPPAIILIYENEMKGKSRQRIMPVRNFSKFSDCSRAAEQLKNNPRHKDYLEQVSLRQLEKLFSFLRGYLWGQSLAETMEQIQRETTLDPEEDLNKLDDKELAKRKSIMDELFEKNQKKKDDPNFVYDIEVEFPQDEQLQSCGWDTESADEF